The following coding sequences lie in one Pontibacter sp. G13 genomic window:
- the rplU gene encoding 50S ribosomal protein L21, which produces MYAVVKIKGAQFKVQAGQKLYVNRMAEAVGDTVELNEVMLVDNDGSVTVGKPFVEGASVTAKVVNHLKDDKVIVFKKKRRKGYRKKNGHRSHLSQIEIESIKA; this is translated from the coding sequence ATGTACGCAGTTGTCAAGATCAAAGGAGCTCAATTCAAAGTCCAAGCAGGACAGAAGCTGTACGTAAATCGTATGGCTGAGGCGGTAGGAGATACCGTAGAGCTCAACGAGGTGATGCTGGTCGACAATGACGGTTCTGTCACAGTCGGCAAACCCTTCGTGGAAGGTGCCAGTGTTACTGCCAAAGTGGTCAATCATCTGAAGGATGACAAAGTGATCGTGTTCAAGAAAAAGCGCCGTAAGGGATACCGCAAGAAGAACGGACACAGATCTCACTTGTCTCAGATCGAAATCGAATCCATCAAGGCGTAA
- the rpmA gene encoding 50S ribosomal protein L27, with product MAHKKGGGSSRNGRESASKRLGVKKFGGEAVIAGNIIVRQRGTRFVAGKGVGMGKDHTLFALEDGVVKYTEKTFNQKTRKRVSIESVQAEA from the coding sequence ATGGCTCATAAGAAAGGTGGAGGTAGTTCACGAAATGGACGCGAATCCGCAAGTAAGCGTCTCGGTGTAAAGAAATTCGGTGGTGAAGCGGTGATCGCTGGAAACATCATCGTACGCCAAAGAGGTACTCGTTTCGTTGCCGGTAAAGGTGTCGGAATGGGCAAGGATCACACCTTGTTTGCCCTCGAAGATGGTGTAGTGAAGTACACTGAAAAGACTTTCAATCAGAAGACCCGCAAGCGCGTCTCCATTGAGTCTGTTCAGGCGGAAGCTTAA
- a CDS encoding MBOAT family O-acyltransferase, whose product MIFNSLDFAVFLPLVFVFFWLLRSYRNLQNAWLLLASYCFYGWWDWRFLSLIFISSAVDFLVGLQLDKTQKSQRRRAWVAFSLTVNLGILGFFKYYGFFVETLIDTWKLFGHELSIHTLDIILPVGISFYTFQTLSYTIDIYRGKIAATTNPIKFFAYVSFFPQLVAGPIERAAHLLPQFDRTKTFSFHQAADGLRQFLWGLFKKVAIADGCAHYVDTIFNSYQQASALTLLAALFLFSFQIYGDFSGYSDMAIGIARLFGFQLQPNFRTPYFAVGIGDFWRRWHISLSGWFRDYLYIPMGGSRGPLRQTILNTLTVFTISGFWHGASGTFLIWGLWHAVLFIPSLLRKHLFRQPLIPSWSGSPFWTALMRIQTFWWVMLSWIWFRANDITHAWRIFVGIATKSWIAPHPPITLLEPIFGFIAFMLLCEWRTRRELHPLSDNFLRLPRPIRWWAYIMGCMVIIYHLNTRPPIPYIYFDF is encoded by the coding sequence ATGATATTTAATTCACTTGACTTTGCGGTATTTCTGCCACTTGTATTTGTGTTCTTTTGGCTCCTGAGATCCTACCGCAATCTTCAGAATGCCTGGCTGTTATTGGCAAGCTATTGTTTCTATGGCTGGTGGGATTGGCGGTTCCTTTCGCTTATTTTCATCAGTTCGGCTGTGGATTTCCTAGTGGGATTGCAACTGGACAAAACCCAGAAATCTCAACGTAGGAGAGCATGGGTTGCATTTAGTTTGACGGTCAACTTGGGGATACTGGGGTTCTTCAAATACTATGGATTTTTTGTCGAAACCCTCATTGATACTTGGAAACTCTTCGGTCATGAATTGTCTATTCACACCCTAGACATCATCCTACCCGTGGGCATCAGCTTCTACACTTTCCAGACCCTGAGTTACACAATCGACATTTACCGAGGCAAGATCGCTGCCACTACTAATCCAATCAAATTCTTTGCCTATGTGAGTTTTTTTCCGCAATTGGTCGCAGGTCCCATCGAACGAGCAGCCCATTTGCTTCCCCAATTCGACCGTACCAAAACCTTCTCTTTTCATCAAGCTGCAGACGGGCTTCGGCAATTCCTCTGGGGCCTATTTAAAAAGGTCGCAATTGCCGATGGATGTGCGCATTACGTAGACACTATTTTCAATAGCTACCAGCAAGCCTCAGCACTCACCCTACTGGCTGCCCTATTTCTCTTTTCCTTTCAGATCTATGGGGATTTTTCAGGCTATTCGGACATGGCCATCGGAATTGCCCGACTATTTGGCTTTCAATTACAGCCCAATTTCCGAACCCCCTATTTCGCTGTAGGTATCGGTGATTTCTGGCGGCGGTGGCACATTTCCCTTTCGGGCTGGTTTCGGGACTACCTGTACATTCCTATGGGCGGGAGCCGAGGCCCCCTTCGGCAAACCATCCTCAATACCCTGACCGTATTCACCATTAGCGGATTCTGGCATGGAGCCAGTGGCACATTCCTCATCTGGGGACTTTGGCATGCTGTCCTTTTCATTCCAAGTCTCCTTCGGAAACACCTTTTCCGCCAACCACTGATTCCCTCCTGGAGCGGTTCACCCTTTTGGACTGCCTTGATGCGCATACAGACATTTTGGTGGGTGATGCTTTCTTGGATTTGGTTTCGGGCAAACGATATCACCCATGCGTGGCGAATCTTTGTGGGCATCGCCACCAAAAGCTGGATTGCCCCCCACCCCCCAATCACTTTGCTTGAGCCCATTTTCGGATTCATCGCATTCATGCTTCTGTGTGAATGGCGTACTCGCCGAGAACTCCACCCCTTGTCTGACAATTTCCTGCGTCTTCCCCGGCCCATCAGATGGTGGGCATACATCATGGGATGCATGGTGATCATCTATCACCTCAATACTCGACCTCCAATTCCATACATTTATTTTGACTTTTGA